In Lactiplantibacillus pentosus, the sequence TAGCATGCCTAACAGCGTCCGCCAACCAACATCAGCAATACTCATTGCTAACGCATGGTTCCGTAACATATTCTTACTGCGTAATTCTTCGGCAACAACCAGATCGTGGTTCTTGATCAGTGTTGTTGAGACAAGGTGCAGAAAGTTATTGCGACGATTAGCAACTTTTCGCTGGAGGGTAGCCACCAATGCACGTTGTTTCTGATAATTCTTAGAATTTCGTAACGGCCGCTGTTCCTTCTTAGCTCGCAAGGCACGACGAGACAACTTGCGTTGGGCTTTAGCTAGTTTGCCCTTAATAGAACGATAGTACCGCGGATTGGCAACAACATTGCCATTAGAATCAGTCAGAAAGTTATCGGTATTGAGATCGATACCAACCGGTGATTGTTTAATATGGTCTATCTCAACAAAAGGTTGTTCAGAGGCCAATTGCATAGAGACGTAGTACCGACCCGTTGCATCCATTGAAATTGTCGTGGTACCAATTCGAGTATTATTACGATGAGCAAACACCTTATCAGGGATACCTTTAAAACGCATAGTTCCTAACTTGGGTAACTGTAAGCGTTGTTTATCAATCAACCGGACGCTACCATTAACCATATTGGGAACATTTAATTTACCGGCGTACATGCATGATGTCTGGTACTTTTGTTCTGTTTTGCGCTTATGAAATACTGGGACACCAGATTGATGAACTTTGCGAAATAAATTCCAAGCAGCGCGATAATTCTGAATAGCGTTAGCTTTCATTAAGCTATCCAAATCAGGATCATTAAGCCAACCGTGAATATTCGAAATACTAGTTGATGGCTTTTTGAGCCGTTGTTTCAGCGTCTCAATGCGCGTCTGC encodes:
- a CDS encoding RNA-guided endonuclease InsQ/TnpB family protein; protein product: MSKTMAKLPYHYGVKVRVFPSTEQKRLIKHNSDACRFIYNEMNGMNRELFMLKQVKLPIAIVQTRIETLKQRLKKPSTSISNIHGWLNDPDLDSLMKANAIQNYRAAWNLFRKVHQSGVPVFHKRKTEQKYQTSCMYAGKLNVPNMVNGSVRLIDKQRLQLPKLGTMRFKGIPDKVFAHRNNTRIGTTTISMDATGRYYVSMQLASEQPFVEIDHIKQSPVGIDLNTDNFLTDSNGNVVANPRYYRSIKGKLAKAQRKLSRRALRAKKEQRPLRNSKNYQKQRALVATLQRKVANRRNNFLHLVSTTLIKNHDLVVAEELRSKNMLRNHALAMSIADVGWRTLLGMLSYKAKLYNRQFVTISPRNTTQTCHECGFVMGNAGTKKLTLNDRDWTCPKCGIHHIRDWNAANNILDKGLEKLATI